Genomic window (Candidatus Hydrogenedentota bacterium):
CTCCTACAAGAAACCTACGGACGCCATTGTGTGCCCCTCGTTGTCGCCATTGGTGAAGGCGCGTCCTTGTCGGGTGTGGTCAATATCGTCTCCGGCGATGAATCGCTGCTCCCGCCCAATGCAGATAAGTATAAGGAAGCGCTGATCGAAGCCGTTGCTGAAACCGATGACGTGCTCATGGAAAAATATTTGGAGACCCTCGAACTGAGCCCTGAAGAATTTCGCTCCGGTCTGCAAAAAGGTATTACAGAAGGAAAGATTATCCCCGTCATCGCGGGAAGCGTTTCTCAAGAAAAAGGGATTGAAGAGCTCCTAGATATCGTAGCCCACTCCTTCCCGAGCCCACTGGAACGCAAGATTACGGTGAAAGATGAGAAGAAGCCGGACGAAGAGATTGAAGTTCCTGTCGATCCCAAAGGCCCCTTCTTAGCGCAGGTATTCCGCTCCATTGTTGACCCCTTTGTCGGTCATTTGACGCTCTTCCGCGTGTTGAACGGATCGCTCAAATCCGATTCCGAATTTTATAATGTGACGACCAATACCAAGGAGCGGACAGGCAAACTCTTCTTAGTCAATGGTAAGCAACAGGTTCCCGTCGATGTGATCGGACCGGGCGACCTCGCGGCCATGACCAAGCTGAAAAACACCCATTTCGGCGACACCCTCGTCTCGGCCGGATCCAACTGGACACTGCCCATGATCGAATTGCCCGAAGCCATGGTCAAATTGTCCATTCGTCCGAAAGCACGATCCGACGAAGATAAAATTGGGGAAGCCCTCAATAGGCTTGCCGAAGAAGATCCCACCTTCTCCCACTATCGGGACAGCGCTACGGGCGATCATATTATCCGCGGCATGGGCGATCTGCAATTAGATATTCTGCTCAACCGTATGCAGCGCAAATATAAGGTGGAAGCGGAAACGGGTATCCCGAAAGTTGCTTACCATGAGACCATCAAATCGAAGGTCGAAGTACAAGGCAAACACAAGAAACAAAGCGGCGGCCACGGTCAATACGGCGATGTCCATCTGCGCATTGGACCGAACGAACGGGGCGCCGGCTATGAATTTATTGACAGTATCGTCGGCGGCGTCGTGCCCAAGCAGTACATCCCCCACGTAGATAAAGGCGCTTTTGAAGCCCTCGAACGAGGCGTGATCAGCGGCCATCCCGTGGTTGATATTATTGTCGAACTCTTCTTTGGCAGCTTCCACGCCGTTGACTCTTCGGAAATGGCCTTTAAATTGGCCGCATCCAAAGCCATTCAAAAAGGTATCCGCGAGGCAAGGCCGTGTCTCTTGGAGCCTATTATGGAAATCGCAGTCACCGTGCCCGAAGAATTCATGGGCGATATTAACGGTGACCTCAATAGCCGCCGTGGGCGCATTCTAGGTATGGATGCCTTGGGCGGCGGACGCCAAGTGATCCGCGCCAATGTGCCCGAAGCGGAAGTGCTGCGTTATTCCACGGAACTGCGCAGTCTCACCCAAGGCCGAGGCAGTTATGAGCTGAAACTGAGTCACTACGACGAAGTGCCCGATCATATTGCGAAAGAAATTATTGCCGCCTACGAGAAATCTCGGGAAGAAGAAGAGTAAATCCCGTCTGTCTAAGAATCCTCGCCGTGAGTCTTATAAAGGCTCACGGCTTTTTTTTATGCAGGATAAGCGGACACGCCCCTGCGCCGCCTTTCGAATGAGACAACCGACAGCCGGCGCCGCCTGTCGGAATATTTCTCCTTTAAAAGCTGTTATACCTCATAGAATGACTACGGGCTGAATAAGTAAGCAACTGCAATTTGAAATGGAAGTACCATGTACAACCTTGACTTGGAGCGGGTGTTAACAGTGCTGCTGGCAGGGGGCATGGGCGAGCGGCTTCATCCCTTGACGAAGGAACGTGCGAAACCAGCCGTCCCCTTTGGCGGGATGTACCGCATTATCGACTTTACACTGTCGAATTGTTTTAATTCACATTGTCGGCGCATCTGTGTACTCACCCAATATAAATCGAGCTCTCTCGCCCGGCACATTAACCGAGGCTGGAATATCATGCATACGGCTTTGGGGGAATTTATAGAGGTATTGCCGCCGCAAATGCGCGTGAACAGGAATTGGTATTTGGGCACCGCCGATGCCATTTATCAAAACCTCTATTCCATCAATCAAGCCGATCCCCACGAGGTGCTCATTGTCAGCGGCGATCATATCTACAAAATGAATTACCGTAAGATGATCCGCCTGCACCGTGAGACGGAAGCAGATCTTACCATTGCCGCCATTGAAGTGCCCCTCTCGGAAGCGTCGCGCTATGGTGTCTTTCAAGTGAATGAACATAACCGCGTCATCGGCTTTGAAGAGAAACCAAAAGATCCGAAACCGCTGCCCAATGATCCGGATAAGGCGCTGGCGTCTATGGGCGTCTACGTCTTCAATGCGGAGGTACTCCGTGAGGCGGTCTGCAGTGATGCCGAATTAAGCCAAAGCAGTCACGATTTCGGTAAAGATATTATTCCGAAGCTGGTCCTCGATAATGCCGCCGTTTACGCCTATAACTTTCAAGATGAAAACAAAAAGGAAGCTAAATATTGGCGCGACGTGGGAACGCTGGACAGCTACTGGGAAGCCAATATGGATCTGGTCAGTGTAGATCCCCACTTTAACCTCTACGATCGGCAATGGCCCATGCGTGCGAATCTGCCTACCCTGCCGCCTGCAAAATTTGTGTTTGCCGAAGCAGGGCACCGCTTCGGAACGGCTGTGGACAGTATTGTAAGCCCGGGATGTATTATCAGCGGCGGCATGGTCGACAACTGCGTCGTCGGTCCGGAAGTGCGCGTCAACTCCTACTCCCACGTCAAAGAATCCATTCTCTTTGAACGCGTCACCATCGGCCGAAATTGCCGCATTCGACGGGCGATCATCGAAAAAAATATCGAGGTCCCTGAGGGCACCGTAATCGGTTATGACCTCAAAGAGGATGCGAAGCGCTTTCGCGTGACCCACTTGGGCGTGGTCGTTGTCGAATCGCAAGAAAAATTTGATCTTGCTTTCAAATAATCGTATTGAAAGGAAAGGCGAACCCCGTTAAAAGAACAGGGCTCGCCTTCTCGTTTTCTCAATCAGCGCAGAATCAGCCTTCCCGTATTTCGCGGGCGTCTGCATCATAAATCTGACGGCGGCCGGTGTCGGAAGCGCGTACAGCCATGATCACGGCGACGGCATGCTGATAGCCCGCATCGATGGACGCATTGGGCGTCTCCCGCGAACGGAGGCATTGAATCCAGTTTTCAACGTGATCAGGGTACGGGAAATCCTCGACACGTTCCGCCTTTTTCGGAAGATCCGTTTTGTCATAGGCGCCTTCACCGGAAACATAAATTTTGCTCCAGTCTTGGAGATCCATGACCCCATTGGTTCCGAAAATCTTGAAGGTGCTGCCGCTGCCATTACCGAAATTGGTCGAATAATGAGCGGCGAAACCTTCGTCATATTCCCAAACGGCGGAGACGTGGTCGGGATTGTCAAAGTTGTAGTCATCTTTCCAAATGTAGGTATTGCTCGCAGCGCCAACACTGCGCGGGAAGCCTACACCCGTTATGGAATGAACCAGATCAATATAATGAGCGCCCAAACTGGGGATGGCACCGTCGGAAAATTCGCGGTATCCGTACCAG
Coding sequences:
- the fusA gene encoding elongation factor G encodes the protein MATIEAGKVRNVGIVGHGGVGKTMLVEHILHKVGLTGRLGAIEDGNTVCDYLDEEIERKHSIAMALANIEWEGGRIHFVDHPGYVDFLGEVASSMPLLDGVIIVVDASTGIQVGMDNAWRYAEKFHVPRAFFVNKLDREHTNFDETLKLLQETYGRHCVPLVVAIGEGASLSGVVNIVSGDESLLPPNADKYKEALIEAVAETDDVLMEKYLETLELSPEEFRSGLQKGITEGKIIPVIAGSVSQEKGIEELLDIVAHSFPSPLERKITVKDEKKPDEEIEVPVDPKGPFLAQVFRSIVDPFVGHLTLFRVLNGSLKSDSEFYNVTTNTKERTGKLFLVNGKQQVPVDVIGPGDLAAMTKLKNTHFGDTLVSAGSNWTLPMIELPEAMVKLSIRPKARSDEDKIGEALNRLAEEDPTFSHYRDSATGDHIIRGMGDLQLDILLNRMQRKYKVEAETGIPKVAYHETIKSKVEVQGKHKKQSGGHGQYGDVHLRIGPNERGAGYEFIDSIVGGVVPKQYIPHVDKGAFEALERGVISGHPVVDIIVELFFGSFHAVDSSEMAFKLAASKAIQKGIREARPCLLEPIMEIAVTVPEEFMGDINGDLNSRRGRILGMDALGGGRQVIRANVPEAEVLRYSTELRSLTQGRGSYELKLSHYDEVPDHIAKEIIAAYEKSREEEE
- the glgC gene encoding glucose-1-phosphate adenylyltransferase: MERVLTVLLAGGMGERLHPLTKERAKPAVPFGGMYRIIDFTLSNCFNSHCRRICVLTQYKSSSLARHINRGWNIMHTALGEFIEVLPPQMRVNRNWYLGTADAIYQNLYSINQADPHEVLIVSGDHIYKMNYRKMIRLHRETEADLTIAAIEVPLSEASRYGVFQVNEHNRVIGFEEKPKDPKPLPNDPDKALASMGVYVFNAEVLREAVCSDAELSQSSHDFGKDIIPKLVLDNAAVYAYNFQDENKKEAKYWRDVGTLDSYWEANMDLVSVDPHFNLYDRQWPMRANLPTLPPAKFVFAEAGHRFGTAVDSIVSPGCIISGGMVDNCVVGPEVRVNSYSHVKESILFERVTIGRNCRIRRAIIEKNIEVPEGTVIGYDLKEDAKRFRVTHLGVVVVESQEKFDLAFK